One Alteromonas sp. KC3 DNA segment encodes these proteins:
- a CDS encoding DUF2256 domain-containing protein — MKKSNLPSKICPVCDRPFTWRKKWERDWENVKYCSKRCASSKKQKVV; from the coding sequence ATGAAGAAGTCTAACTTACCCTCCAAAATCTGCCCAGTTTGTGACCGTCCTTTTACTTGGCGAAAAAAATGGGAACGAGATTGGGAAAACGTAAAGTACTGCTCTAAGCGCTGCGCGTCGTCTAAAAAACAGAAGGTGGTGTAG
- a CDS encoding cryptochrome/photolyase family protein, producing MSSLILVLGDQLTETLPAIANARKTKDTILMAEVREEATYVKHHKKKIAFLFSAMRHFAKALKDDNYRVDYVSYLDDNNQGSLLGQVRYALDNDDFERVVCTTPGEHRLLKSMQQWENELGVPVEICEDNRFLSTPQEFSDWAHGKKQLRMEFFYREMRRKHHVLMDGKNPIGGKWNYDSQNRESMPETHKVPKHTTFDIDNITQDVIKLVESEFEHHFGELDNFFFAVTRKDALKVLDTFIEERLHNFGQYQDAMVEGKPWMYHSHIAFYLNCGLLTPKEAIDAAERAYHAGQVPLNSAEGFIRQILGWREYVRGFYWHFMPGLKTDNYFGNTRSLPSFFWDAQTNMNCMRQCIKETEQNAYAHHIQRLMVIGNFSLLTELSPEEVQAWYLLVYADAYEWVELPNVAGMILYSDGGNLASKPYVASGSYINKMSNYCKNCGYQVSKKTGPKACPFNYLYWHFIDKHKEKLSNNNRMAMIYKTYSRMKEENIDAMKDDATIFLTKLTKNEEV from the coding sequence ATGTCTTCACTCATATTAGTACTTGGCGATCAGCTAACTGAAACGCTTCCGGCTATTGCTAACGCGCGCAAAACCAAAGATACAATACTAATGGCTGAAGTTCGCGAAGAAGCTACTTACGTAAAACATCATAAGAAAAAAATCGCGTTTTTGTTCAGCGCCATGCGTCATTTTGCTAAAGCGCTGAAAGATGATAATTATCGTGTGGACTATGTGTCCTACCTTGATGACAACAATCAAGGTAGCTTGCTTGGTCAAGTTAGGTATGCGCTAGATAATGACGACTTTGAACGCGTGGTATGCACAACGCCTGGTGAACACAGGCTGCTTAAAAGTATGCAGCAGTGGGAGAACGAGTTAGGTGTTCCGGTTGAAATCTGCGAAGACAACCGCTTTCTGTCTACTCCTCAAGAGTTTAGTGACTGGGCTCACGGTAAAAAACAGCTTCGTATGGAGTTTTTTTACCGAGAAATGAGACGGAAACACCACGTGCTGATGGACGGTAAAAACCCCATAGGTGGGAAATGGAACTACGATTCACAAAACCGCGAGTCCATGCCTGAGACACACAAGGTCCCCAAGCACACCACGTTTGATATTGACAATATTACGCAAGATGTAATTAAGCTTGTAGAGAGTGAGTTTGAGCATCATTTTGGTGAGCTAGATAATTTCTTTTTTGCTGTCACGCGCAAAGATGCGCTTAAAGTGCTTGATACATTTATTGAAGAGCGACTACATAACTTTGGTCAATATCAAGATGCCATGGTTGAAGGCAAACCATGGATGTATCACTCACATATTGCCTTTTATTTAAACTGCGGTTTGCTTACTCCTAAAGAAGCCATTGACGCCGCTGAACGGGCTTATCACGCCGGTCAGGTTCCACTCAATTCTGCCGAAGGGTTTATTCGTCAAATTCTGGGTTGGAGAGAGTATGTCAGAGGGTTCTATTGGCACTTTATGCCTGGCCTCAAAACGGACAACTATTTTGGAAACACGCGCTCATTGCCATCTTTCTTTTGGGATGCCCAAACCAATATGAACTGTATGCGCCAGTGCATAAAAGAAACTGAGCAAAATGCGTATGCGCACCATATTCAACGTCTTATGGTAATTGGGAACTTTAGCCTGCTGACTGAACTTAGCCCAGAAGAAGTTCAGGCTTGGTACCTATTAGTCTATGCAGACGCCTATGAGTGGGTTGAACTGCCTAACGTTGCGGGCATGATTCTATACAGTGATGGCGGCAATTTGGCCAGCAAGCCTTACGTGGCAAGTGGTAGCTACATCAATAAAATGTCCAATTACTGTAAGAATTGTGGCTATCAAGTATCCAAAAAAACAGGACCCAAAGCCTGTCCTTTTAACTACCTCTATTGGCACTTTATTGATAAACACAAAGAAAAGCTAAGTAACAACAATCGTATGGCAATGATCTATAAAACGTATTCACGTATGAAAGAAGAGAATATTGATGCGATGAAAGATGATGCTACGATATTTTTGACCAAGCTAACTAAGAATGAAGAAGTCTAA